In Electrophorus electricus isolate fEleEle1 chromosome 12, fEleEle1.pri, whole genome shotgun sequence, a single window of DNA contains:
- the tapt1a gene encoding transmembrane anterior posterior transformation protein 1 homolog isoform X5, giving the protein MCAELTRGYFLEHNEAKYMERREKVYTCMRVPKELEKLMLFGFFLCLDAFLYVFTLLPLRTLLALLRLLTVPCCGLGAHICPFCRRSSSSRFLQPAQVCDLLKGLIMVLCCSMMHYIDYAMMYHLIRGQSIIKLYIIYNMLEVADRLFSSFGQDILDALYWTATEPKSRKRAHIGVIPHFIMAVFYVFLHAILIMVQASTLNVAFNSHNKSLLTIMMSNNFVEIKGSVFKKFEKNNLFQMSNSDIKERFTNYALLLIVCLRNMEQFSWNPDHLWVLLPDAFMVVTSEVTVDIVKHAFITKFNDITADVYREYKASLAFELVSSRQQNAYTDYSDSVARRMGFIPLPLAVLLIRVVMSSLKIQGALSSVCLLLFYLGMITLKVLNSIVLLGKSCRYVKEANMEGKLFDRTSTTPKKMPSKTKDAPPSGEPKPWCPSPSITKQPTPRATWPLHPTQSPVRKESSEPSLECPPKPPEGSSDTPPELKHRAPKKDLLEIDRFTICGNRIL; this is encoded by the exons ATGTGCGCCGAGCTGACCAGGGGCTACTTCCTGGAGCACAATGAGGCAAAGTACATGGAGCGCAGAGAGAAGGTCTACACATGCATGAGGGTCCCcaaagagctggagaag CTGATGCTCTTCGGCTTCTTCCTGTGCCTGGATGCGTTCCTCTATGTGTTCACCCTACTGCCCCTCCGGACATTGCTCGCTCTCCTCCGGCTGCTCACCGTTCCCTGCTGCGGCCTTGG gGCACACATTTGTCCATTCTGCAGAAGGAGCAG CAGTTCTCGGTTCCTGCAGCCAGCACAGGTGTGTGATCTGCTGAAGGGTCTGATCATGGTGCTGTGTTGCTCCATGATGCACTACATCGACTACGCCATGATGTACCACCTAATCCGGGGCCAGTCCATTATCAAACTCTACATCATTTACAACATGCTGGAG gtgGCAGACCGTCTCTTCTCGTCCTTTGGACAGGACATTCTAGATGCTCTTTACTGGACAGCTACTGAGCCGAAGTCCAGGAAAAGAGCTCACATTGGAGTTATTCCCCACTTTATTATGGCCGTGTTCTATGTTT TCCTGCATGCCATCCTCATCATGGTGCAGGCATCCACACTAAACGTGGCATTCAACTCACACAACAAGTCTCTGCTCACCATTATGATGTCCAACAAT TTTGTGGAGATCAAAGGAAGCGTCTTTAAAAAGTTTGAGAAAAATAACCTCTTTCAGATGTCTAATAGTG ATATTAAGGAGCGCTTCACCAACTATGCACTGCTACTCATTGTGTGTCTCAGGAACATGGAGCAGTTCTCGTGGAACCCAG ATCACCTGTGGGTACTGTTGCCAGATGCCTTCATGGTGGTCACCTCCGAGGTCACTGTAGACATCGTAAAACACGCTTTCATCACCAAGTTCAACGACATTACTGCCGAC GTGTACAGAGAATACAAAGCCAGTTTGGCCTTTGAGCTTGTCAGCAGCCGTCAGCAGAAC GCATACACAGACTACAGCGACTCTGTAGCCAGAAGAATGGGCTTCATCCCCTTGCCTCTGGCTGTTCTG CTGATTCGTGTGGTGATGAGTTCACTGAAGATCCAGGGtgctctctcctctgtctgtctgctgctctTCTACCTGGG AATGATCACACTTAAAGTGCTCAACAGTATAGTTCTGCTGGGTAAATCCTGTCGCTACGTCAAAGAGGCTAACATGGAGGGCAAACTGTTTGACAGAACCAGCACGACACCAAAAAAGATGCCCAGCAAAACCAAAGATGCCCCGCCCTCAG GTGAGCCGAAGCCATGGTGTCCCTCCCCATCAATCACAAAGCAACCCACCCCACGAGCAACATGGCCACTCCACCCGACTCAGTCCCCTGTACGCAAGGAGAGCAGTGAGCCATCTCTCGAGTGCCCCCCCaaaccaccagagggcagcagcgACACACCTCCAGAGCTCAAACACCGAGCCCCAAAGAAAGACCTGCTGGAGATTGACCGCTTCACTATATGTGGTAACCGTATCCTCTGA
- the tapt1a gene encoding transmembrane anterior posterior transformation protein 1 homolog isoform X2, with the protein MADLLRANLSEEKHSEDVNKGQIMRSCNKASRSDKAAPVTERTETLGFYDRPPGKGEKQENSGIEDTGEPSLLRFMCAELTRGYFLEHNEAKYMERREKVYTCMRVPKELEKLMLFGFFLCLDAFLYVFTLLPLRTLLALLRLLTVPCCGLGAHICPFCRRSSSRFLQPAQVCDLLKGLIMVLCCSMMHYIDYAMMYHLIRGQSIIKLYIIYNMLEVADRLFSSFGQDILDALYWTATEPKSRKRAHIGVIPHFIMAVFYVFLHAILIMVQASTLNVAFNSHNKSLLTIMMSNNFVEIKGSVFKKFEKNNLFQMSNSDIKERFTNYALLLIVCLRNMEQFSWNPDHLWVLLPDAFMVVTSEVTVDIVKHAFITKFNDITADVYREYKASLAFELVSSRQQNAYTDYSDSVARRMGFIPLPLAVLLIRVVMSSLKIQGALSSVCLLLFYLGMITLKVLNSIVLLGKSCRYVKEANMEGKLFDRTSTTPKKMPSKTKDAPPSGEPKPWCPSPSITKQPTPRATWPLHPTQSPVRKESSEPSLECPPKPPEGSSDTPPELKHRAPKKDLLEIDRFTICGNRIL; encoded by the exons ATGGCGGATTTGTTAAGGGCCAATTTGTCTGAGGAGAAACATTCAGAAGATGTCAACAAGGGACAAATAATGCGTTCATGCAATAAGGCATCGAGGAGTGATAAAGCTGCCCCTGTGACAGAAAGGACGGAAACCTTAGGCTTTTATGATCGACCTCCAGGGAAGGGGGAGAAGCAGGAGAACTCAG GCATAGAGGACACAGGCGAGCCGTCCCTGCTCAGGTTCATGTGCGCCGAGCTGACCAGGGGCTACTTCCTGGAGCACAATGAGGCAAAGTACATGGAGCGCAGAGAGAAGGTCTACACATGCATGAGGGTCCCcaaagagctggagaag CTGATGCTCTTCGGCTTCTTCCTGTGCCTGGATGCGTTCCTCTATGTGTTCACCCTACTGCCCCTCCGGACATTGCTCGCTCTCCTCCGGCTGCTCACCGTTCCCTGCTGCGGCCTTGG gGCACACATTTGTCCATTCTGCAGAAGGAGCAG TTCTCGGTTCCTGCAGCCAGCACAGGTGTGTGATCTGCTGAAGGGTCTGATCATGGTGCTGTGTTGCTCCATGATGCACTACATCGACTACGCCATGATGTACCACCTAATCCGGGGCCAGTCCATTATCAAACTCTACATCATTTACAACATGCTGGAG gtgGCAGACCGTCTCTTCTCGTCCTTTGGACAGGACATTCTAGATGCTCTTTACTGGACAGCTACTGAGCCGAAGTCCAGGAAAAGAGCTCACATTGGAGTTATTCCCCACTTTATTATGGCCGTGTTCTATGTTT TCCTGCATGCCATCCTCATCATGGTGCAGGCATCCACACTAAACGTGGCATTCAACTCACACAACAAGTCTCTGCTCACCATTATGATGTCCAACAAT TTTGTGGAGATCAAAGGAAGCGTCTTTAAAAAGTTTGAGAAAAATAACCTCTTTCAGATGTCTAATAGTG ATATTAAGGAGCGCTTCACCAACTATGCACTGCTACTCATTGTGTGTCTCAGGAACATGGAGCAGTTCTCGTGGAACCCAG ATCACCTGTGGGTACTGTTGCCAGATGCCTTCATGGTGGTCACCTCCGAGGTCACTGTAGACATCGTAAAACACGCTTTCATCACCAAGTTCAACGACATTACTGCCGAC GTGTACAGAGAATACAAAGCCAGTTTGGCCTTTGAGCTTGTCAGCAGCCGTCAGCAGAAC GCATACACAGACTACAGCGACTCTGTAGCCAGAAGAATGGGCTTCATCCCCTTGCCTCTGGCTGTTCTG CTGATTCGTGTGGTGATGAGTTCACTGAAGATCCAGGGtgctctctcctctgtctgtctgctgctctTCTACCTGGG AATGATCACACTTAAAGTGCTCAACAGTATAGTTCTGCTGGGTAAATCCTGTCGCTACGTCAAAGAGGCTAACATGGAGGGCAAACTGTTTGACAGAACCAGCACGACACCAAAAAAGATGCCCAGCAAAACCAAAGATGCCCCGCCCTCAG GTGAGCCGAAGCCATGGTGTCCCTCCCCATCAATCACAAAGCAACCCACCCCACGAGCAACATGGCCACTCCACCCGACTCAGTCCCCTGTACGCAAGGAGAGCAGTGAGCCATCTCTCGAGTGCCCCCCCaaaccaccagagggcagcagcgACACACCTCCAGAGCTCAAACACCGAGCCCCAAAGAAAGACCTGCTGGAGATTGACCGCTTCACTATATGTGGTAACCGTATCCTCTGA
- the tapt1a gene encoding transmembrane anterior posterior transformation protein 1 homolog isoform X3, with protein MADLLRANLSEEKHSEDVNKGQIMRSCNKASRSDKAAPVTERTETLGFYDRPPGKGEKQENSGIEDTGEPSLLRFMCAELTRGYFLEHNEAKYMERREKVYTCMRVPKELEKLMLFGFFLCLDAFLYVFTLLPLRTLLALLRLLTVPCCGLGSSRFLQPAQVCDLLKGLIMVLCCSMMHYIDYAMMYHLIRGQSIIKLYIIYNMLEVADRLFSSFGQDILDALYWTATEPKSRKRAHIGVIPHFIMAVFYVFLHAILIMVQASTLNVAFNSHNKSLLTIMMSNNFVEIKGSVFKKFEKNNLFQMSNSDIKERFTNYALLLIVCLRNMEQFSWNPDHLWVLLPDAFMVVTSEVTVDIVKHAFITKFNDITADVYREYKASLAFELVSSRQQNAYTDYSDSVARRMGFIPLPLAVLLIRVVMSSLKIQGALSSVCLLLFYLGMITLKVLNSIVLLGKSCRYVKEANMEGKLFDRTSTTPKKMPSKTKDAPPSGEPKPWCPSPSITKQPTPRATWPLHPTQSPVRKESSEPSLECPPKPPEGSSDTPPELKHRAPKKDLLEIDRFTICGNRIL; from the exons ATGGCGGATTTGTTAAGGGCCAATTTGTCTGAGGAGAAACATTCAGAAGATGTCAACAAGGGACAAATAATGCGTTCATGCAATAAGGCATCGAGGAGTGATAAAGCTGCCCCTGTGACAGAAAGGACGGAAACCTTAGGCTTTTATGATCGACCTCCAGGGAAGGGGGAGAAGCAGGAGAACTCAG GCATAGAGGACACAGGCGAGCCGTCCCTGCTCAGGTTCATGTGCGCCGAGCTGACCAGGGGCTACTTCCTGGAGCACAATGAGGCAAAGTACATGGAGCGCAGAGAGAAGGTCTACACATGCATGAGGGTCCCcaaagagctggagaag CTGATGCTCTTCGGCTTCTTCCTGTGCCTGGATGCGTTCCTCTATGTGTTCACCCTACTGCCCCTCCGGACATTGCTCGCTCTCCTCCGGCTGCTCACCGTTCCCTGCTGCGGCCTTGG CAGTTCTCGGTTCCTGCAGCCAGCACAGGTGTGTGATCTGCTGAAGGGTCTGATCATGGTGCTGTGTTGCTCCATGATGCACTACATCGACTACGCCATGATGTACCACCTAATCCGGGGCCAGTCCATTATCAAACTCTACATCATTTACAACATGCTGGAG gtgGCAGACCGTCTCTTCTCGTCCTTTGGACAGGACATTCTAGATGCTCTTTACTGGACAGCTACTGAGCCGAAGTCCAGGAAAAGAGCTCACATTGGAGTTATTCCCCACTTTATTATGGCCGTGTTCTATGTTT TCCTGCATGCCATCCTCATCATGGTGCAGGCATCCACACTAAACGTGGCATTCAACTCACACAACAAGTCTCTGCTCACCATTATGATGTCCAACAAT TTTGTGGAGATCAAAGGAAGCGTCTTTAAAAAGTTTGAGAAAAATAACCTCTTTCAGATGTCTAATAGTG ATATTAAGGAGCGCTTCACCAACTATGCACTGCTACTCATTGTGTGTCTCAGGAACATGGAGCAGTTCTCGTGGAACCCAG ATCACCTGTGGGTACTGTTGCCAGATGCCTTCATGGTGGTCACCTCCGAGGTCACTGTAGACATCGTAAAACACGCTTTCATCACCAAGTTCAACGACATTACTGCCGAC GTGTACAGAGAATACAAAGCCAGTTTGGCCTTTGAGCTTGTCAGCAGCCGTCAGCAGAAC GCATACACAGACTACAGCGACTCTGTAGCCAGAAGAATGGGCTTCATCCCCTTGCCTCTGGCTGTTCTG CTGATTCGTGTGGTGATGAGTTCACTGAAGATCCAGGGtgctctctcctctgtctgtctgctgctctTCTACCTGGG AATGATCACACTTAAAGTGCTCAACAGTATAGTTCTGCTGGGTAAATCCTGTCGCTACGTCAAAGAGGCTAACATGGAGGGCAAACTGTTTGACAGAACCAGCACGACACCAAAAAAGATGCCCAGCAAAACCAAAGATGCCCCGCCCTCAG GTGAGCCGAAGCCATGGTGTCCCTCCCCATCAATCACAAAGCAACCCACCCCACGAGCAACATGGCCACTCCACCCGACTCAGTCCCCTGTACGCAAGGAGAGCAGTGAGCCATCTCTCGAGTGCCCCCCCaaaccaccagagggcagcagcgACACACCTCCAGAGCTCAAACACCGAGCCCCAAAGAAAGACCTGCTGGAGATTGACCGCTTCACTATATGTGGTAACCGTATCCTCTGA
- the tapt1a gene encoding transmembrane anterior posterior transformation protein 1 homolog isoform X1, with translation MADLLRANLSEEKHSEDVNKGQIMRSCNKASRSDKAAPVTERTETLGFYDRPPGKGEKQENSGIEDTGEPSLLRFMCAELTRGYFLEHNEAKYMERREKVYTCMRVPKELEKLMLFGFFLCLDAFLYVFTLLPLRTLLALLRLLTVPCCGLGAHICPFCRRSSSSRFLQPAQVCDLLKGLIMVLCCSMMHYIDYAMMYHLIRGQSIIKLYIIYNMLEVADRLFSSFGQDILDALYWTATEPKSRKRAHIGVIPHFIMAVFYVFLHAILIMVQASTLNVAFNSHNKSLLTIMMSNNFVEIKGSVFKKFEKNNLFQMSNSDIKERFTNYALLLIVCLRNMEQFSWNPDHLWVLLPDAFMVVTSEVTVDIVKHAFITKFNDITADVYREYKASLAFELVSSRQQNAYTDYSDSVARRMGFIPLPLAVLLIRVVMSSLKIQGALSSVCLLLFYLGMITLKVLNSIVLLGKSCRYVKEANMEGKLFDRTSTTPKKMPSKTKDAPPSGEPKPWCPSPSITKQPTPRATWPLHPTQSPVRKESSEPSLECPPKPPEGSSDTPPELKHRAPKKDLLEIDRFTICGNRIL, from the exons ATGGCGGATTTGTTAAGGGCCAATTTGTCTGAGGAGAAACATTCAGAAGATGTCAACAAGGGACAAATAATGCGTTCATGCAATAAGGCATCGAGGAGTGATAAAGCTGCCCCTGTGACAGAAAGGACGGAAACCTTAGGCTTTTATGATCGACCTCCAGGGAAGGGGGAGAAGCAGGAGAACTCAG GCATAGAGGACACAGGCGAGCCGTCCCTGCTCAGGTTCATGTGCGCCGAGCTGACCAGGGGCTACTTCCTGGAGCACAATGAGGCAAAGTACATGGAGCGCAGAGAGAAGGTCTACACATGCATGAGGGTCCCcaaagagctggagaag CTGATGCTCTTCGGCTTCTTCCTGTGCCTGGATGCGTTCCTCTATGTGTTCACCCTACTGCCCCTCCGGACATTGCTCGCTCTCCTCCGGCTGCTCACCGTTCCCTGCTGCGGCCTTGG gGCACACATTTGTCCATTCTGCAGAAGGAGCAG CAGTTCTCGGTTCCTGCAGCCAGCACAGGTGTGTGATCTGCTGAAGGGTCTGATCATGGTGCTGTGTTGCTCCATGATGCACTACATCGACTACGCCATGATGTACCACCTAATCCGGGGCCAGTCCATTATCAAACTCTACATCATTTACAACATGCTGGAG gtgGCAGACCGTCTCTTCTCGTCCTTTGGACAGGACATTCTAGATGCTCTTTACTGGACAGCTACTGAGCCGAAGTCCAGGAAAAGAGCTCACATTGGAGTTATTCCCCACTTTATTATGGCCGTGTTCTATGTTT TCCTGCATGCCATCCTCATCATGGTGCAGGCATCCACACTAAACGTGGCATTCAACTCACACAACAAGTCTCTGCTCACCATTATGATGTCCAACAAT TTTGTGGAGATCAAAGGAAGCGTCTTTAAAAAGTTTGAGAAAAATAACCTCTTTCAGATGTCTAATAGTG ATATTAAGGAGCGCTTCACCAACTATGCACTGCTACTCATTGTGTGTCTCAGGAACATGGAGCAGTTCTCGTGGAACCCAG ATCACCTGTGGGTACTGTTGCCAGATGCCTTCATGGTGGTCACCTCCGAGGTCACTGTAGACATCGTAAAACACGCTTTCATCACCAAGTTCAACGACATTACTGCCGAC GTGTACAGAGAATACAAAGCCAGTTTGGCCTTTGAGCTTGTCAGCAGCCGTCAGCAGAAC GCATACACAGACTACAGCGACTCTGTAGCCAGAAGAATGGGCTTCATCCCCTTGCCTCTGGCTGTTCTG CTGATTCGTGTGGTGATGAGTTCACTGAAGATCCAGGGtgctctctcctctgtctgtctgctgctctTCTACCTGGG AATGATCACACTTAAAGTGCTCAACAGTATAGTTCTGCTGGGTAAATCCTGTCGCTACGTCAAAGAGGCTAACATGGAGGGCAAACTGTTTGACAGAACCAGCACGACACCAAAAAAGATGCCCAGCAAAACCAAAGATGCCCCGCCCTCAG GTGAGCCGAAGCCATGGTGTCCCTCCCCATCAATCACAAAGCAACCCACCCCACGAGCAACATGGCCACTCCACCCGACTCAGTCCCCTGTACGCAAGGAGAGCAGTGAGCCATCTCTCGAGTGCCCCCCCaaaccaccagagggcagcagcgACACACCTCCAGAGCTCAAACACCGAGCCCCAAAGAAAGACCTGCTGGAGATTGACCGCTTCACTATATGTGGTAACCGTATCCTCTGA
- the tapt1a gene encoding transmembrane anterior posterior transformation protein 1 homolog isoform X4 — translation MADLLRANLSEEKHSEDVNKGQIMRSCNKASRSDKAAPVTERTETLGFYDRPPGKGEKQENSGIEDTGEPSLLRFMCAELTRGYFLEHNEAKYMERREKVYTCMRVPKELEKLMLFGFFLCLDAFLYVFTLLPLRTLLALLRLLTVPCCGLGSRFLQPAQVCDLLKGLIMVLCCSMMHYIDYAMMYHLIRGQSIIKLYIIYNMLEVADRLFSSFGQDILDALYWTATEPKSRKRAHIGVIPHFIMAVFYVFLHAILIMVQASTLNVAFNSHNKSLLTIMMSNNFVEIKGSVFKKFEKNNLFQMSNSDIKERFTNYALLLIVCLRNMEQFSWNPDHLWVLLPDAFMVVTSEVTVDIVKHAFITKFNDITADVYREYKASLAFELVSSRQQNAYTDYSDSVARRMGFIPLPLAVLLIRVVMSSLKIQGALSSVCLLLFYLGMITLKVLNSIVLLGKSCRYVKEANMEGKLFDRTSTTPKKMPSKTKDAPPSGEPKPWCPSPSITKQPTPRATWPLHPTQSPVRKESSEPSLECPPKPPEGSSDTPPELKHRAPKKDLLEIDRFTICGNRIL, via the exons ATGGCGGATTTGTTAAGGGCCAATTTGTCTGAGGAGAAACATTCAGAAGATGTCAACAAGGGACAAATAATGCGTTCATGCAATAAGGCATCGAGGAGTGATAAAGCTGCCCCTGTGACAGAAAGGACGGAAACCTTAGGCTTTTATGATCGACCTCCAGGGAAGGGGGAGAAGCAGGAGAACTCAG GCATAGAGGACACAGGCGAGCCGTCCCTGCTCAGGTTCATGTGCGCCGAGCTGACCAGGGGCTACTTCCTGGAGCACAATGAGGCAAAGTACATGGAGCGCAGAGAGAAGGTCTACACATGCATGAGGGTCCCcaaagagctggagaag CTGATGCTCTTCGGCTTCTTCCTGTGCCTGGATGCGTTCCTCTATGTGTTCACCCTACTGCCCCTCCGGACATTGCTCGCTCTCCTCCGGCTGCTCACCGTTCCCTGCTGCGGCCTTGG TTCTCGGTTCCTGCAGCCAGCACAGGTGTGTGATCTGCTGAAGGGTCTGATCATGGTGCTGTGTTGCTCCATGATGCACTACATCGACTACGCCATGATGTACCACCTAATCCGGGGCCAGTCCATTATCAAACTCTACATCATTTACAACATGCTGGAG gtgGCAGACCGTCTCTTCTCGTCCTTTGGACAGGACATTCTAGATGCTCTTTACTGGACAGCTACTGAGCCGAAGTCCAGGAAAAGAGCTCACATTGGAGTTATTCCCCACTTTATTATGGCCGTGTTCTATGTTT TCCTGCATGCCATCCTCATCATGGTGCAGGCATCCACACTAAACGTGGCATTCAACTCACACAACAAGTCTCTGCTCACCATTATGATGTCCAACAAT TTTGTGGAGATCAAAGGAAGCGTCTTTAAAAAGTTTGAGAAAAATAACCTCTTTCAGATGTCTAATAGTG ATATTAAGGAGCGCTTCACCAACTATGCACTGCTACTCATTGTGTGTCTCAGGAACATGGAGCAGTTCTCGTGGAACCCAG ATCACCTGTGGGTACTGTTGCCAGATGCCTTCATGGTGGTCACCTCCGAGGTCACTGTAGACATCGTAAAACACGCTTTCATCACCAAGTTCAACGACATTACTGCCGAC GTGTACAGAGAATACAAAGCCAGTTTGGCCTTTGAGCTTGTCAGCAGCCGTCAGCAGAAC GCATACACAGACTACAGCGACTCTGTAGCCAGAAGAATGGGCTTCATCCCCTTGCCTCTGGCTGTTCTG CTGATTCGTGTGGTGATGAGTTCACTGAAGATCCAGGGtgctctctcctctgtctgtctgctgctctTCTACCTGGG AATGATCACACTTAAAGTGCTCAACAGTATAGTTCTGCTGGGTAAATCCTGTCGCTACGTCAAAGAGGCTAACATGGAGGGCAAACTGTTTGACAGAACCAGCACGACACCAAAAAAGATGCCCAGCAAAACCAAAGATGCCCCGCCCTCAG GTGAGCCGAAGCCATGGTGTCCCTCCCCATCAATCACAAAGCAACCCACCCCACGAGCAACATGGCCACTCCACCCGACTCAGTCCCCTGTACGCAAGGAGAGCAGTGAGCCATCTCTCGAGTGCCCCCCCaaaccaccagagggcagcagcgACACACCTCCAGAGCTCAAACACCGAGCCCCAAAGAAAGACCTGCTGGAGATTGACCGCTTCACTATATGTGGTAACCGTATCCTCTGA